The Candidatus Margulisiibacteriota bacterium nucleotide sequence AAAAATCAACACCATCCAGGGTTTGGTAAATTTTTTGGCAAAAATCTGTCCTATACATTCCTATATCTTTGTGTGAATTTTCTATTTAGGAGTTGGGGATGCAGATATAAATGAGATAATAACGGCTTTCAAAGATTTTACCCATGAAACAATTGAAATTGGAAATAAGCTGACAAAAATATACATACCGGAACTCAAACTAACAATATATCCAGTACAACACTGGAATGGACTTGACGCCGCCGCTGCTGATATGTCACAAGCGACGTATGATCCTTATGGATATCGGGATATGGTGGGACATTAATCTTCAACTCATAAGTTCCTATTTTAAAAATTGACCGGAACCAATATTAATGATTCTCTATGGTCTAAGGACAAATACAGGATTGAACTCATTTAAATTGAATATAAATGGGCTGAAATATATTCGAGATCATCCATCACGAATGCACAGAGAGAATAAAACAAAACGATGCCGACCTATCCTGTCTGAATGGACTGTTTAGCCATTTTCGCACCGACGCTGGAATTACCCCGATCAGACAAAATTTGACATTCCCGGCATAAAGATATTTAATAAAATAGGTACTGGTTATCAGCTGAATCCTGAGATGAAGACAGTTTTCAAGACTTCTTAAAAATTAGCAGCATATTCCCTGGGGATACCGTGAACAGCAAGTTATTATTTTCCTCCTTATTACTCTATTCTTTTATCCTGAGCAATACTGATGTTATCGCGAACGAAATAACAGCAAATGATTCTGTCCTCTGGAAATCATTTCGCACACTTACGTTTTGTGCTGAAACCTATCAGATTTCCAGCGCCGAAAAAATAGTTCTTTATGGGGCGAAAGACCGGAAATGGATTGCTCCTTCCTGGTATTGGGGCGAAGCTGGTTATGGCGCTATCGGAGGGAAAAGGTCCGGATATATCGAAGGCGGGATAATGCTTGGGCACCAATCCTCATTTGCGCCCAATCTCCTCTATGATCTGAGAATATTTTTTGGAGCAGGTGGTGGCGGGAGCGCGCCTCAAGGGGGCGGAATGATTATTCAACCAACGATGGGACTGGGAATAGAGCTGTCATCTCAAGTTAACATGTTCCTGGAGCTAGGCTATATGCACTTTATCAATGGAAATATTTCAAGTCCAAGCGTAGGATTCACGATTAATTTTAACCAATGGGCACTATTCAGCAGCGATGAATAGAAAACCTTTTGCAATCACACTGATTCTATCTCTTTTTTCAACTCTTCCAAGTTTATTGGTTTCGGAAGCAGTTTGTAAATAACATTTCCCATAATATCCGAAAAATCAGTTACTTTACCATAGCCGATCAGCAAATAAATTTTGGTATGCTGGTGTTCAGGGTCCAGTTTGATCACTTTTGCCGCATCAAGACCATTAAGCACTGGCATAATATGGTCCATCAGAATAACATCCGGATTAATCTTATCGATCATTTTTACAGCATTATCGCCATTGGAAGTTTCATAGACATCAAAGTTGTTTCGGTTAAGATAGGCAACTATTTCAGTACGATAGTTAGCATTATCTTCAACTACCAGAACTTTGGCTTTTCTCAGTGCGGCAGTTATCGTATGACTACTTTGACCAGAGACACCAAAGCTTTGTTGCAATTCGTTAAAAAGTGCGGAGGCGGTATTAACATTCAAAACAATTTTTGATATGAGATTTTCCTGATCTTTTTCTTTCATTTTAAAATTTATGATAACTTCTGAATCGGTTTTCGTAATATCCACCGAATTAGAATACACTGGATTGATAGTCACTGCAGTAGCCTCCTTATAATGATCCCCCAAATTATATTTTAATCGTAGTAATAGGTTAGTTAACAATAAGCGACATATAACTTAGTTAATTCACCGGGAACACTATTTTTCAGTATAACACATTAAATCCCGGATATAAATTTTGAGAATTTTTTTAGTTACGGCAGTCACTTTATACCGGTCATCAATGTGGTAGTTGCCGACAAACAGAATATTGCCCCGGTTATCAATAAACAAGGGAACTTGCCAGCGCGCAAAACGATCAACTTTTTTATCAATGAAGTAGTTTTTGATTTTTTTTGATGTTTGACTGCCTAAAGGATAAAAGGTATCGCCACTCTTTCGAGAACGTATCGTAAGCGGGAACACCACCTTATCCGCATCAAGAAATACTGGATTATTTCCTGCCGGCTTATAATCATCCTGGGACACCAGCTCCAGGGATATCTGCTTATTAATTTCAGGCAGAGTGACTATTCCTAGACCAGGGGCTGGAACGGAAAAGAAGTGATCATCGGCATTGACTGGTTCCACTGATAGCCAGTTCTGACTTTTCTTAAGGAGAAAATCATTTTTTAGATTAATCAAAAAAGACGCTTTATTCTTGGACAACAATTCATCGAGCTTACACAATGTTTGGAAGGAAAGTGTCTCTGGCGGAAGGGACGATTCTCTAAATAATTTCAGCAGTAATCGTTTTCGTAATGCCGGGTGTGAAGATAACGTCGTTACATCAATAGCCAGATAGTCCGGTCCGGTTTTTATTTCTGGCTGATACCGGTCAATTTCTTTTCTAAAAAAATCAGCATCTTCCTTGATCATGGTCAAAATATTCGTTATCGAATCCTTAATCGCCGGATTGTA carries:
- the tilS gene encoding tRNA lysidine(34) synthetase TilS — protein: MYNNSIDMLEQKFVNLIKAYLPQIKDKKLLIAVSGGADSVCLLDIFVQVREQYHLDLFVAHFNHMLRGEDSDRDAVFVKELCEKYNIPVFIATFDVAAFAKENKYSLEEAARIKRYNFFSEVAEYTSVRTIVSGHHADDQVETVLQRFLGGASVDALAGMDLLRPLFCNPELLVFRPFLSSWRWEIMDYLAKNNLQFRFDESNLNYKYSRNKIRNELIPMLTKNYNPAIKDSITNILTMIKEDADFFRKEIDRYQPEIKTGPDYLAIDVTTLSSHPALRKRLLLKLFRESSLPPETLSFQTLCKLDELLSKNKASFLINLKNDFLLKKSQNWLSVEPVNADDHFFSVPAPGLGIVTLPEINKQISLELVSQDDYKPAGNNPVFLDADKVVFPLTIRSRKSGDTFYPLGSQTSKKIKNYFIDKKVDRFARWQVPLFIDNRGNILFVGNYHIDDRYKVTAVTKKILKIYIRDLMCYTEK